From Paenibacillus sp. V4I7, one genomic window encodes:
- a CDS encoding ABC transporter substrate-binding protein, whose translation MGGLKVNRSIGWIKFSAFSLAIVLALTGCSSSKSGSSDASNPKQEVKQTAVVGGELTYALATSPDSLDPHRSGLAVAVRVLRTIYDSLVVQLPDGSIKPWLATEWTVAPDGLSYIFKLRNDVKFQDGTPFNAEAVKYSYDRILDPATKAANSGALIKPYKSAEVIDEFTVKINLETPSRAFLGNLSQALLGIVSPTAAKKYGDQFGKNPVGSGPYSFVKWEENASIQVKRSPDYNWAPEIVENKGKAYLDQITFSIVPEEATRIGSVQSKQVLAGETVPPQNVVSLKSDSNVQVHQVNTNGLPYTLFINQRKAPWGELKARQALQAAIDVDAIVKTLYLGTYPRAWSPLSPGVFGYDASLENGIKPDISKANKLLDELGWVKGADGIREKEGKKLTLHYVDGSPNREKRNDIAVIIQQQLKQVGIVVEVEITKDTANVVYTKGAYDIYGNSQVNSDPNALYSFYHTSDPKARPSLPGLADPQVDKWLEQGAIEPDDKKRAELYKQVQKSIIDNAVIIPIYVFPYTVAASKTVKGLKFDSLGYPLFNDTFIQK comes from the coding sequence ATGGGGGGGTTGAAAGTGAATAGATCAATAGGTTGGATCAAGTTTAGTGCATTTTCATTAGCCATCGTACTCGCTTTAACCGGGTGCAGTTCATCAAAAAGTGGAAGCTCGGATGCATCCAATCCTAAGCAAGAGGTAAAACAAACGGCGGTGGTTGGCGGAGAGCTCACCTATGCGCTCGCAACTTCGCCTGACTCACTGGATCCACATCGCAGCGGGCTTGCCGTAGCCGTAAGGGTACTTCGTACCATCTATGATAGTTTGGTTGTTCAATTGCCTGATGGCTCTATTAAACCGTGGCTGGCAACAGAGTGGACAGTTGCCCCTGATGGCCTGAGCTACATTTTCAAGCTGCGTAATGATGTGAAATTCCAAGACGGGACCCCGTTCAATGCGGAAGCTGTTAAATACAGCTATGATCGAATACTCGATCCTGCAACAAAAGCAGCTAATTCCGGAGCCTTGATTAAGCCTTATAAGTCAGCAGAAGTGATTGATGAATTTACAGTCAAAATAAATCTGGAAACACCGTCGAGAGCTTTCTTAGGCAACCTAAGTCAAGCACTTCTAGGTATTGTATCACCAACAGCAGCCAAAAAGTATGGGGATCAATTCGGCAAAAATCCGGTAGGATCCGGTCCCTATTCCTTTGTGAAATGGGAAGAGAATGCTTCCATTCAAGTCAAACGCAGTCCTGATTATAATTGGGCTCCGGAGATTGTAGAAAATAAAGGGAAAGCTTATTTGGATCAAATCACATTTAGTATTGTTCCGGAAGAAGCGACTCGTATCGGTAGTGTTCAGAGTAAACAAGTGCTTGCAGGCGAAACTGTGCCGCCACAAAACGTCGTCTCCTTGAAATCAGATTCGAACGTCCAAGTTCACCAAGTCAATACAAATGGATTGCCGTATACCTTATTTATTAATCAACGAAAAGCACCTTGGGGTGAATTGAAGGCCAGACAAGCGCTGCAAGCAGCCATTGATGTTGATGCTATTGTCAAAACATTGTATTTAGGTACGTACCCACGTGCTTGGTCACCGTTATCGCCTGGTGTTTTTGGTTATGATGCATCACTAGAAAACGGCATTAAACCTGATATTTCTAAAGCGAACAAGTTGTTGGATGAGTTGGGCTGGGTCAAAGGCGCAGATGGGATCCGTGAAAAAGAGGGTAAAAAGCTTACCTTGCATTATGTAGACGGCTCACCGAACCGTGAGAAACGTAATGATATAGCGGTCATCATACAGCAGCAATTAAAACAAGTGGGGATTGTTGTTGAAGTAGAGATTACAAAGGATACAGCCAATGTAGTTTACACCAAAGGTGCCTATGATATCTACGGAAATAGTCAAGTGAATTCAGATCCAAATGCTCTATATTCTTTCTACCATACAAGCGATCCAAAAGCACGACCAAGTCTTCCAGGTCTTGCAGATCCACAAGTCGATAAATGGCTGGAACAAGGGGCTATCGAGCCTGACGATAAAAAACGTGCAGAACTGTATAAACAAGTTCAGAAATCGATTATTGATAATGCCGTCATCATTCCTATTTATGTGTTCCCTTACACAGTAGCTGCTTCGAAAACAGTAAAAGGCTTGAAATTCGATTCTCTGGGATACCCACTCTTTAATGACACGTTCATTCAAAAATAA
- a CDS encoding LLM class flavin-dependent oxidoreductase → MTKSRKLKLGANISGVGNSMSVWRHPEVSTDASVNLEFYKQQASKAESGKLDFVFIADGLYINEKSNPHFLNRFEPITILSALGAVTSHIGLVATLSTSYSEPFTVARQFSSLDHISGGRAGWNVVTSPLEGSAKNFGKGEHPAHELRYRIAEEYVSVVKGLWDSWEDDAFIRDKESGVFFDPSKLHTLNHKGEFFSIQGPLNIGRSRQGHPVVFQAGASESGRDLAARTAEAIYTGHESIEEAKLFYKDIKQRVAVYGRNPEEVLIFPGINPIIGRTAEEADRKYQEVANLVTIQNALDYLGRYFEHHDFSQYPLDDPFPDLGDFGGNSFRGTTDQIKREAKDHNLTLRQVALRAATPRGNFIGTPETIADLVERWFEEKAADGLVIRTTVPKALDDFVDLVVPILQERGIYRTEYEADTLRGNLGIPIPANRYTKETVSN, encoded by the coding sequence ATGACTAAATCACGGAAATTGAAGCTTGGTGCTAACATTAGTGGTGTCGGCAATAGTATGTCTGTCTGGAGGCACCCTGAAGTCTCCACAGACGCTAGTGTGAACCTTGAGTTCTATAAGCAGCAGGCATCGAAGGCTGAATCTGGGAAGTTGGATTTTGTATTTATAGCGGACGGTTTGTATATTAATGAGAAATCAAATCCACACTTCCTTAACCGATTCGAGCCAATTACGATCCTTTCTGCACTAGGTGCAGTGACTTCTCATATCGGACTTGTCGCTACGCTATCCACTTCGTATAGTGAACCATTTACAGTGGCACGTCAGTTCTCTTCATTGGATCACATTAGTGGTGGGCGAGCCGGTTGGAATGTCGTCACTTCACCACTTGAAGGCTCAGCGAAAAACTTTGGCAAGGGTGAGCATCCTGCGCATGAGCTGAGATACCGCATTGCCGAAGAATACGTTAGTGTTGTTAAAGGTCTTTGGGACTCATGGGAAGACGATGCCTTCATTAGGGATAAGGAGTCGGGCGTTTTCTTTGATCCGAGCAAATTGCACACGTTGAATCACAAGGGTGAATTCTTCTCCATACAAGGACCACTTAATATTGGTCGCTCTCGGCAGGGGCATCCCGTTGTTTTCCAAGCTGGAGCTTCCGAATCCGGCAGAGACTTGGCTGCGAGAACAGCCGAAGCCATCTATACGGGTCATGAAAGCATCGAGGAAGCAAAGTTATTTTATAAGGACATTAAACAACGGGTTGCAGTTTATGGGCGTAATCCAGAGGAAGTACTTATTTTCCCAGGTATTAATCCTATCATTGGACGTACAGCTGAAGAAGCGGATCGCAAGTACCAAGAAGTCGCGAATTTGGTTACGATTCAGAATGCGCTTGATTATCTAGGTCGTTACTTCGAGCATCACGATTTCTCGCAGTATCCGCTCGATGATCCATTCCCGGATCTGGGTGATTTCGGTGGGAATAGCTTCCGAGGCACGACGGACCAAATAAAAAGGGAAGCAAAGGATCATAATTTGACTCTTCGCCAAGTAGCGCTGCGAGCGGCGACGCCAAGAGGTAATTTCATTGGAACGCCGGAGACAATTGCGGATCTAGTAGAGCGATGGTTCGAGGAAAAAGCGGCGGATGGCCTTGTTATTCGTACGACTGTCCCGAAAGCGTTGGATGATTTTGTTGATTTGGTCGTTCCGATTTTACAGGAGCGCGGTATTTATCGCACAGAGTATGAAGCAGATACGTTACGTGGCAATTTAGGAATTCCTATTCCTGCTAATCGCTACACGAAAGAGACAGTAAGCAATTAA
- a CDS encoding LLM class flavin-dependent oxidoreductase, with translation MSKQKQLKLGAIIHGVGGNMSSWKHPDAVVDASVNFNYYTQQAKKAEAGKFDLLFIADGLFINEKSIPHFLNRFEPITILSALAAVTSKIGLVGTLSTSYSEPFTVSRQFSSLDHISNGRAGWNVVTSPLEGSALNYNKKLEEHPDHPKRYRIAAEYLQVAKGLWDSWEDDAFTRDKESGIFFDPEKLHRLDHKGEFFSVQGPLNIGRSKQGRPVVFQAGSSEDGKNLAAKEADAIFTGHPTVEDAKHFYDDVKGRAVGFGRNPEEIVVMPGIGPIIGLTEEEAEHKYQEVANLVTIQEALAYIGRFFEHHDFTQYDLDAPFPDLGDLGKNSFQSTTDRIKQNAQEQGLTLRQVALQSATPRPLFIGTPTQVADRIQEWFESGAADGFIVGSGVPNGLNDFVDLVIPILQERGIYRTEYEADTLRGNLGLPFPINRYVKEKVTQ, from the coding sequence ATGTCCAAACAAAAACAATTAAAACTTGGGGCCATTATTCACGGCGTTGGTGGCAACATGTCTTCATGGAAACATCCGGATGCGGTCGTGGATGCCAGTGTGAATTTCAACTATTACACACAACAAGCAAAGAAAGCGGAAGCAGGTAAATTCGATTTGTTATTTATTGCAGATGGACTATTCATTAATGAAAAATCTATTCCTCATTTTTTGAACCGTTTCGAACCGATTACGATTTTATCTGCTTTAGCTGCAGTCACATCTAAGATCGGACTCGTTGGCACACTGTCTACATCCTACAGTGAACCGTTCACGGTATCTAGGCAGTTTTCATCGCTTGATCATATTAGTAACGGCAGAGCAGGCTGGAACGTAGTGACATCTCCATTGGAAGGCTCAGCCTTGAACTACAATAAGAAGCTGGAAGAACATCCAGACCACCCTAAGCGTTATCGGATAGCTGCTGAATATTTACAGGTTGCCAAAGGGTTATGGGATTCATGGGAAGATGATGCTTTCACGAGAGATAAAGAATCAGGCATTTTCTTCGATCCGGAAAAGCTGCACCGTCTAGATCACAAAGGCGAGTTCTTCTCCGTACAAGGACCGCTTAATATTGGCAGATCCAAGCAAGGTAGACCCGTTGTTTTCCAAGCTGGATCATCGGAGGACGGTAAAAATCTGGCTGCTAAAGAAGCGGATGCAATCTTTACAGGACATCCAACTGTGGAAGATGCTAAGCATTTTTATGATGATGTAAAGGGTAGAGCGGTAGGATTCGGAAGAAATCCGGAAGAGATCGTTGTTATGCCGGGCATTGGTCCAATCATTGGATTAACAGAAGAGGAAGCAGAGCATAAATACCAGGAAGTCGCCAATTTGGTGACGATACAAGAAGCACTAGCGTATATTGGACGTTTCTTTGAACATCATGATTTTACACAATATGACTTAGACGCTCCATTCCCAGATCTAGGTGATTTGGGTAAAAATAGCTTCCAAAGCACAACGGATCGAATCAAACAAAATGCGCAGGAACAAGGTTTGACACTACGTCAAGTAGCCCTACAATCGGCAACGCCAAGACCGCTGTTCATAGGTACACCAACTCAGGTTGCAGACCGCATTCAAGAGTGGTTCGAGAGTGGCGCAGCAGACGGTTTCATCGTTGGCTCGGGTGTTCCTAACGGTTTGAATGACTTTGTAGATTTGGTCATTCCTATTTTACAAGAGCGAGGGATATATCGAACCGAGTATGAGGCGGATACACTACGCGGTAATTTAGGTCTTCCTTTTCCAATAAATCGCTATGTGAAAGAAAAAGTAACTCAATAG
- a CDS encoding LLM class flavin-dependent oxidoreductase, with protein MGIRLSLLDQTPVGEGISAVEAFGQTLEFAQKAEALGYHRFWVSEHHDSDGVVGSSPEVLIAYLLAKTNSIRIGSGGVMLQHYSPYKVAENFNVLASLAPGRVDLGIGRAPGGLPRSAKALQLEAAGKGPTLADKLILLNQYIHDTLEETNELHGVKAVPIPEEPAKLFLLGGGGTSTELAASLGIPYVFAQFITGDESVITKAFDSYRQHFSVDAPSKPHTILAVSIILTDEDEEAKALAADVKNVKVHLESGRTVTVKTTQQAEEFGKQSGEKYTIEEKEANIIHGSKETVRRKLLDLYETYKLDEIVIIVAMKEFKERLRAIVLLQEAFSELTV; from the coding sequence TTGGGAATTCGATTAAGCTTGCTAGATCAAACACCGGTCGGTGAAGGGATTTCGGCTGTTGAAGCCTTCGGGCAAACGCTGGAATTCGCACAAAAAGCAGAAGCGTTAGGTTATCACAGGTTCTGGGTGTCTGAACATCATGACTCCGATGGCGTCGTAGGTTCATCTCCCGAAGTGCTCATCGCCTATTTGTTAGCCAAAACCAACAGCATTCGTATCGGATCCGGCGGTGTCATGCTGCAGCACTACAGTCCATATAAAGTAGCGGAGAATTTCAATGTGCTTGCATCTTTGGCGCCGGGACGCGTAGATCTTGGCATTGGTAGAGCACCTGGAGGGCTACCACGATCTGCCAAGGCACTTCAACTGGAAGCTGCGGGAAAAGGACCAACCCTTGCTGATAAGCTTATTCTATTAAACCAATATATTCACGACACATTGGAAGAAACGAATGAGCTTCACGGTGTCAAAGCTGTTCCTATCCCTGAAGAGCCAGCAAAACTATTTCTACTTGGCGGTGGTGGAACAAGTACAGAGCTAGCTGCCAGCTTAGGGATCCCCTACGTATTCGCTCAATTCATTACGGGTGATGAGTCGGTTATTACGAAAGCATTTGATTCATACAGGCAGCACTTTTCGGTTGATGCACCATCAAAACCGCATACAATACTTGCTGTTTCTATTATATTAACGGATGAGGATGAAGAGGCAAAGGCACTTGCAGCCGATGTAAAGAATGTCAAAGTTCATTTGGAAAGCGGTAGAACGGTTACAGTGAAGACCACCCAACAAGCGGAAGAATTCGGTAAGCAGTCGGGTGAGAAGTACACGATCGAAGAGAAGGAAGCTAACATTATTCATGGCTCCAAGGAGACCGTGAGGAGGAAGCTTTTGGATCTTTATGAAACGTACAAATTGGATGAAATTGTTATTATTGTTGCAATGAAAGAGTTCAAAGAACGTTTACGCGCGATTGTCCTTTTGCAAGAAGCATTTTCAGAACTTACCGTATAA